A single genomic interval of Acidobacteriota bacterium harbors:
- a CDS encoding M28 family metallopeptidase has translation MAIGLAVGMALPGAMVAQKPAVKNAANAALDPHIVSALKDVSPARVKATVEKLVSFGTRNTLSANDPELAKQGKGIVAAREWIKSEFERYAAACRGCLEVSYDQFTQAPGRRVPQPTDLANVYAILRGTDAEAAKHIYLVTGHYDSMPTSPTDGKSAAPGANDDASGTAVSLECARVLSKYKFPATIIFLAVAGEEQGLYGSAHFAKMAKEKGWQLDAVLNNDIVGGVKTAGQDASIVRVFSEGVPVSATEEQLRMLRNIGGESDSSSRQVARYVRETAKKYMAKGDFGPKLVFRRDRYLRGGDHTSFNEQGFAAVRFTEYREDYTHQHQDVRTENGIEYGDLVKFVDFDYVANVARLNAATLAQLASAPASPVNVTMVTEKLENDTTITWDASPDGRATAYEVVWRPTTAPEWENVEAVGDVRMAVLKRSKDNVVFGVRALDRQGHRSLPVVPQPKMRQATPPAATPAPSEKK, from the coding sequence TTGGCTATAGGGCTCGCGGTTGGGATGGCCCTGCCCGGCGCCATGGTTGCTCAGAAGCCGGCGGTAAAAAATGCCGCCAACGCCGCGCTGGATCCGCACATCGTCAGCGCGCTGAAAGATGTTTCGCCGGCGCGAGTGAAGGCGACGGTGGAGAAGCTGGTGAGCTTTGGGACACGCAACACGCTCTCGGCGAACGATCCCGAGCTGGCCAAGCAAGGCAAAGGCATCGTCGCGGCGCGGGAATGGATCAAGAGTGAGTTCGAGCGCTACGCCGCCGCCTGCCGCGGATGTCTCGAGGTGAGCTACGACCAGTTCACGCAGGCGCCGGGACGCCGCGTGCCGCAGCCCACCGACCTGGCGAACGTCTACGCCATCCTGCGCGGCACCGATGCCGAGGCGGCAAAGCACATCTATCTCGTCACCGGGCACTACGACTCGATGCCGACGAGCCCGACGGATGGGAAGTCCGCAGCTCCGGGAGCGAACGACGATGCCAGCGGCACGGCGGTGAGCCTGGAGTGCGCGCGCGTGCTCAGCAAGTACAAATTTCCGGCGACCATCATCTTCCTGGCAGTGGCGGGGGAAGAGCAGGGCCTCTACGGCAGCGCGCACTTTGCGAAGATGGCAAAGGAGAAAGGCTGGCAGCTCGATGCCGTGTTGAACAACGACATTGTCGGCGGGGTGAAGACGGCGGGGCAGGATGCGAGCATCGTCCGGGTCTTCTCCGAGGGCGTGCCGGTAAGCGCGACCGAGGAACAGCTCCGCATGCTGCGGAATATCGGCGGGGAAAGCGATTCCAGCTCGCGGCAGGTGGCGCGCTACGTCCGCGAGACGGCGAAGAAATACATGGCGAAGGGCGACTTCGGGCCGAAGCTGGTCTTTCGCCGCGACCGCTACCTGCGTGGCGGCGATCACACCAGCTTCAACGAGCAGGGCTTCGCGGCCGTGCGGTTCACGGAATATCGCGAGGATTACACGCATCAGCACCAGGACGTGCGCACGGAAAACGGCATCGAATACGGAGACCTGGTGAAGTTCGTGGACTTCGACTACGTGGCGAACGTGGCGCGATTGAACGCGGCCACGCTGGCACAATTGGCGAGTGCGCCGGCGTCTCCGGTGAACGTGACCATGGTCACGGAGAAATTGGAGAACGACACCACCATCACGTGGGACGCTTCGCCTGACGGCCGCGCCACGGCGTACGAAGTGGTGTGGCGTCCGACGACGGCGCCGGAGTGGGAGAACGTGGAGGCGGTGGGCGACGTGCGCATGGCGGTGCTGAAGCGCTCGAAAGACAACGTG